A part of Streptomyces sp. NBC_01497 genomic DNA contains:
- a CDS encoding DUF3311 domain-containing protein has product MFRQRPHLLWLLVPLVLFLVAPPWVNRIDPVVAGLPFLSFWLLASVLVTPFAIWAAYRGDRRLLARRAREER; this is encoded by the coding sequence GTGTTTCGACAACGGCCGCACCTGCTCTGGCTTCTCGTGCCCCTCGTCCTCTTCCTGGTCGCCCCGCCCTGGGTGAACCGGATCGACCCCGTTGTCGCGGGCCTGCCCTTCCTCTCGTTCTGGCTCCTGGCGTCGGTTCTCGTCACGCCGTTCGCGATCTGGGCCGCCTACCGCGGGGACCGGCGGCTCCTCGCCCGGCGGGCGCGGGAGGAGCGGTGA
- a CDS encoding SEC-C metal-binding domain-containing protein: MRPDMPADHTTEAERLLRTAARYPEDQEPLLLQAAAHLELAGARDRASGLYDQLLSPGGDRPSAEHPQLVKALKAANLWEFGHEAEARAIIDGVRLAAPMEPAPWEIVAETLERHDEPEAAHDAFTAALNLLLTPGEEVPYATHALLIGRHRTRRLLGLPHDAWDTLADQVNPASVPLDELHDPKRLWALGSDNPDELQAEINRLRAELGSFRTALSRPFPVAVLHWPEGELAELIAAYPPLAEEYPSHEAHLARVETALRELAAAGTPNLGIVTGTVPSYEAFAASEAQPPTTTSLLPLYATTLAARGRATPWPPPRNATCWCGSGEPYRQCHGAG, from the coding sequence ATGCGCCCCGATATGCCTGCCGACCACACCACGGAAGCCGAGCGCCTGCTGCGCACCGCGGCCCGGTATCCGGAGGACCAAGAGCCCCTGCTTCTCCAGGCGGCGGCCCACCTCGAACTGGCCGGCGCCAGAGACCGGGCCTCCGGGCTCTACGACCAGCTCCTGTCCCCGGGAGGGGACCGCCCGAGCGCCGAGCACCCGCAGCTCGTGAAGGCGCTCAAGGCGGCCAACCTGTGGGAGTTCGGCCACGAAGCGGAAGCCCGCGCGATCATCGACGGCGTACGGCTGGCGGCGCCGATGGAGCCGGCGCCCTGGGAGATCGTCGCGGAGACCCTGGAACGGCACGACGAGCCGGAAGCCGCCCACGACGCGTTCACCGCCGCCCTGAACCTGCTGCTCACCCCCGGCGAGGAAGTCCCCTACGCGACCCACGCCCTCCTCATCGGCCGCCACCGCACCCGCCGCCTGCTGGGCCTGCCCCACGATGCCTGGGACACCCTCGCCGACCAGGTCAACCCGGCGTCCGTACCGCTCGACGAGCTCCACGACCCCAAGCGCCTGTGGGCCCTCGGCTCGGACAACCCCGACGAGCTCCAGGCGGAGATCAACCGGCTGCGCGCCGAACTCGGCTCGTTCCGCACCGCCCTGTCCCGCCCCTTCCCCGTCGCCGTCCTGCACTGGCCCGAGGGAGAACTCGCCGAACTGATCGCCGCATACCCGCCGCTCGCCGAGGAGTACCCCTCGCACGAGGCCCACCTGGCCCGCGTCGAGACCGCCCTGCGCGAACTCGCCGCGGCGGGCACCCCCAACCTGGGCATCGTCACCGGCACCGTCCCCTCCTACGAGGCCTTCGCCGCCTCCGAGGCCCAGCCCCCGACCACGACGTCGCTGCTCCCCCTGTACGCCACCACCCTGGCGGCCCGAGGCCGCGCCACCCCCTGGCCCCCGCCGCGGAACGCCACCTGCTGGTGCGGCTCGGGCGAGCCGTATCGGCAGTGCCACGGGGCGGGTTGA